Genomic DNA from Acipenser ruthenus chromosome 4, fAciRut3.2 maternal haplotype, whole genome shotgun sequence:
CTTCCTAACAGGGCAGAAGGCATCCAAGGTGCACGGCTTCTTGAAGACCTTCGTCAAGCAGACAGACCACATCAAGGGCATCCGGCAGATAACCAGTGACGACTTCTGCACCTTTCAGATGGTCCTAGAAGGGGGGGCCTGCTGCACAGTCACCCTCAACTTCAACGTGCCTGGGGAGTTCAGACAGGAGGTCATCTTAGTAGGCTCAGTGGGCAGACTCATTGTCAGCGGGACTGATCTCTATGGCCAGAAGAATGATGCCTTCCAAAGGGAGCTTCTTTTAAAGGACTCCACTCCGCTGGGGAATGCCTTGTTGCCTGAAAAGGCCTTCAGCGACATCCCATCGCCCTACATCATTGGCACCATCCAGATGGTGCAGGCTGTTCGACAGGCCTTTCAGGACCAGGATGATCGCCGCACTTGGGACGGGAGGCCCTTGACCATGTCTGCCACCTTTGAGGACTGCCTGTACGCTCTGTGCGTGGTGGACACCATCAAGAAGTCCAACCAGACTGGCGAGTGGCAGAACATTGTCATCATGACTGAAGAACCGGAGATCAGTCCTGCGTACTTGATCAGTGAAGCCATGCGGCGCAGCAGGGTGTCCCTCTACTGCTAACTTTCGGGAGGGGAGAATTAAAGGATATAAACATATTAAAGGatgtaaacatatatatacactgtatgcaGGAAATATATGCAGTATATGTGTTGGTGAAAATCACATTAAGATAATGGAAGGAATTTGAAGGAGTTCAACCACAGGCTGGCCTCAGCCAGTGGATAAATTGGTATGCAAGAGGCTCAGGTTTGATAATCAAACTGAGTGAAAGAAGCTCTTTCCTGAAGCATCTGGGGAAATCTGACACATTGGCAAAGTTTCTGGCAGGAATGCTCCATGACTGAAGTAGGATTGTTTAGAGCTGCTTGCATACCCCCAAAGGATTTACTAATATTGATATGTGTGGGTTGTGGCTCAACTTCAAGTAGCAAATTAAAAGAGCAAtaccatttttttgtttcagaatcAACCTCATCCCCTTCATCTGTGAGCTTGCACTAAACCATCAAAAACACATAATTCGGGTAGTTTTAAATGCAAAACAGGCCAGGGATAGCAAAGGATCCAGTGGTACAGCACTTGCACTTCCCTCAACAGGTGAAGGTTATCAGCTCTTGAGTTGAACAGCTAACCCATTGCCATATTCACTAATACACAGGAAACAAAGCATATGTGAAACCTGGCTTATTTTCCTATTACAATAGATGTCTCTGGGGTTGTTCAGGTCATTTTAGACATTTAATGAACAATTCTCTATGGCACAGTTCTTAATGTCatataaatcaattaaaataaattccctttgaaaacaattatttttacctttttatatttattttcaagtaaATTACAATTTTcttctatacaaaaataaaatcaactttTAGAAGGTTTTTAGCCTATTTAGAAGGGTTTCAACAgaagttttaaaataatattcattATTCAGTCCATGAATGGCTAATATTTATTGGCATGATCCCTAATATCTACCTTCAGCAGTGCAGCTCATCGCTCAAACCACTAGGATGCTATTACACTTTGTGCCTCTCCATTGCCTCAAGGATCCAGATAACTTTTTCCTGCTGATAAACTTGGTAATCCTAAAAAAAGGACTTACCAAATTAGGTAGGGTTCTTTTGATGATCTCTCCTGTGCTTTTATTGAGAGTTGTTTTGTAGACCCCTGTGAAGTCATACACAGTGGACTGATATATTGTAGCATATGTCTTGCAGCATTAGAATTTATCCATTTTGGGTAAAGATTAtattgagttttatttttttatgtgatttCTAGTCACAGTGAATTTGCTACCTCCTGTATGGTTTTGCCCAGGGATGTCACTTCCCCATGAATTGCCTTTAAACATGGTAGAAGTAGAACCACTATTGGAGACTAGGAATGCAAATATGGATGTACCATCATGATTTCAGGTtgccgggggctcccgagtggcgcatccggtaaaggcgcgctccgtgtggagtgcaggatgtgctctatagcctggacgtcaccggttcgagtccaggctattccacagccgaccgtggacggtcggccagggtgtcctctgctcaccgcgcaccagcgacccctgtagtctggccgggcgcctgcgggcttgcctgtaagctgcccgagagctgcgttgtcctctgacgctgtagcctTTGGGTAGCTGCATgatgagtccacagtgtgaaaaaaagcggtcggctgatggcacactcttcggaggacagcgtgtgttcgtcttcccCTTCCCGCGTCAGCGCtgggatggtagcggtgagctgagcctaaaaataattggccattccaagttgggggaaaataataaaaataattggcaatgactaaattaaaaaaaaagatttcagaaTGGTTGGTGGCCGAATAATGTCAAATATTACCAGGAGGGATTTACGTCAATTACAGGATATAAATCCCTTTGCCTCATGAGATTGCAAACATTGTGTTAGTTGTGCCTCCTATCCCTGATGTGCTGTTGTTTATGCACTAGTAGTTTTACATCAGTCGAGCTTGATTCCATTTTCCAAATAATTAACTGTTTTTCCATATTAATTCTAAATTCTGACTTCTTAGTTCATGGGTTTCATTAAGATTTAAAATTAAAAGACATGGCTAAGAAGCTAAGGTTTTAATATTAGCTTCAATCAAacaagcatacattttttttcagtcagtGCTTTCAATGAACTTGGATTCTCTTTTAAATTCAGTTGTCAGATTGAATAGCTGTACAATTCAAAATGTCAAAGAGCTTTTCACTGGAAGAGCATAGGCTTTTTCAGTTGAttacatgtgtgttttttaaaggttTCTTAAGATGGGGCACAGCAGCTAGGCAACACCATGACTTCTTCAAGTAAGAATCCTAACTACTATAAATGTAGCATATGGAGAACTTACTGGGTGCAGTCTTTATCCAATTGATAATGGAGTGCATGAAAAAAAGCTGTCTTTGCTTAAAATGTTCCTTGGATTAAATCTGCACAGGGAGACTTTCATCTGTGTTCTTAAAGGCCAGAATTTAGGTATGTGATTTTGCTTGACCATGAAGTCCTTCCAGTAGCGGCAGACGTTAGGCCTTGCATGCTTCCAATCAAACATCATTTAAACTCATTCATCCATATCAGTGTGATGGAAATATCGACACGATATTAATGGAACTGTTTTAAAACTGAAGGGAAGGTAAACATTACAGCTTGAAGCAGTGAACTACTGTATTGACATCCATGGGCAACACATGTGCTGTACTCCCTGATAAACCAGAGAGTTGTAAAGCAAAACATCCGACTACCAGAGTATAAGAAAACATTATTGCTAACTTGCTCCTCCAGGGGCAGTACAGTGCTGCTACATCTGAACCAGAGAGTGACATGTCTAAATCCTGAATTTATCTATAAAAACATAGATATGGTTCCTTattgtatttacatatttatgcAGGATGCATCATGATGAGATGCAAAATGCCACTTGTAGAGTAGGTGAAACTTTTAAAGGTGCTGTgacaacaaaaatgtatttctgaaTCCACTTTGTAAATCGATTGTGTCTCCTGTTTTAACTTTAGTATCCTGTCCTTCAGTCTCAGCATAAGGATTTCCCCTCACAGAGATGGAGCAGAGAGCACTGGAGCTCAAGTTCTGGCCTAGAGTGGAGAGCTGTCTTTTTGAGTTACCGATACTGCTTGTTGCAGCACAGTAGTTCTTGCAAGAGTCCCTATGAAAGTGCTGACCAGGCTCAGCTGTGCTTAGCTTCTGGTATCAAATGAGGTGGTAATATAAAGCCCCTTTAACACTCCTACCCGGATCCAGACCTGggtcctggctacccgggtcatagtgtgaaaccacgtacctgggtcgtacccgggttaacccagttcccagcgacccacctcaagatgtgggttgacacgctggactgagcgagacaaaatgcttgacggccgttcgtgagcctATGCAATaataaacagccacgcctgcgtgaaggtttcacttccgcaaggaacatttcagtttattctgcttccggggcattgatacgagtattgtgcacttgcgtctgtcacctaGGTCAACCCTACTTTATCAAaaacatgccagtgtgaaaggggtttaatGATACACTCAGGCTGCAGGCTTCCCATTGGCAAATGTAGTCATCAGATTGCAAAGAAAAAGCAAAGCCCCTACACAGTACTGAAAATAATAGAGTAACTGTCCCTGGTACTCTATGCAAAATTGCCCAAAGACATTTTACTTTCCCCTTCTTTAattgatgcattttaaatgtacatacatGAGTGACATGGCCCAACATTCTCTGCAATATATCTCTATTCCCCACTCAGCGGACTATGGAAACGAGCATGAATACTTAAAGGGCTACACAGAATACACCTCTTCAAATAATCTTTCTGATGCATGGCTTTCCCTGTTGTTGCCACTGCATAAGGGACAGAAAAAGTTGTGCTGTTTTCCTGCTTTACGAAAGAGATTAGAGAGGGCCTCTTGAAGGGTAAACATCTGTGAATGTGTCAAGGTTTAACAGTCGGAGCAATGCTTAGGGAAGTATGAACAACTAGCAATAATATATGTACTGCAGAGAAATACCAAATTGAGAACTACATTTAACTATATCAATATACTTATTTCAGGCACCTAATTGAGGCAGGGGAGAGGGGCATGAAGCACTTAAATTAACAGGATGCCTAATCTTTGTTATGAGTGCCATGGCAAGTAATTGAGCTgctaaaataccttttaaatgtgCATACGTGTGTGCTATCAGTAGCTATTAGCACTCTTAAGTGAGTACCTTCAAAAAGTATAGTTTATGAGTAGGGTTGCTTGTCTCCTGTTGCAAACAGTTTGGCATCCTTCATAATCTCACAATTTAAAATTAGACAGGAGTGCTTACCAGAGCTCTTCAAGTTGGTAAATGTTGAAAATTCTGCAACAACTCAATGATTACTTGTGTAGAGATAAGCATAGACACAGTCTAAAACCTCATAATGCTGTTAAAAACTCCCTTAGAACACAAAACTTTTAATGAAGTGTTGCAAGTCTACCCTCATTTTGCTATTTAGAATATGATGCACAATCAATGCTGTACTGCTAAGCACTACACAGATATTGATTGTGCATGTCAAATAAATTAGAAACAtcatttattagaaaaaaaataggaaatgtaaatctcttttttatattataatCTTATCTAAACGTAATTTTAGCATCTAGTGTATGGTAAAGTACCTTATTAATTTTAGTTAGGCATTGAATAATTAAAGACCCAGTGGACTGCGGTAATAAAGTATGTGTCTGCTGGGGTTTCATGGAGATAGGAAAAGTGAACGTTTAATCCAGTCTTTTTGTTCTGTGGTTGTGTACTGATGCAAATGATGCCAAGTTCAGACTTAATTCTGTGATGTTACAGAATacttgaaaaaatatttttataatctaaagGTTTTTTGATGCAGATATGAAattgttcatgttttttatttttttatttattgagccGCAAATGCTTTTGACTACttttatttgaagctttttattataacagaatttttttaattgattgaaaGGCTTATGGCAGCATATGTCTGGTGCAACATAGGTGGCTTCTTCCACAAATTAAGtggaatattgaaaaaaatataacatgGAACAGCTCAGATGGCTCTGGTCTTTTCTTGCATGATTTCAGATCCATGGAAGAGTGTAAATTTCATTCAAATAATTGTTGCTGGTGTCGCAATAATGCAGAGTTACTGTATATACAAGAGTATATTTAATAGTAAAAAGTGCTActgcaatacaaaatatatgtacAGTGTGCCAGTGTATGGCACTCTATTCTGTTCAGGTGTCTTATCTTAGATTTATTGGGCCTGATTTTAAATGAGGATGGAGAGAAACTTCACCATTGCTGCCGAGccagtgcatgttttttttacatgaaaataaTTCCAAAAAATCTTACCTAATTGCCATCATTTTGTAGGTCCAGGTGTAAAAGTATATTCAATTATTAGTGAAGAAAAAATATTACAGGTTCCTTGCAGATACTAATGTTACACTTCCGGTAAACTTCATAAAGTCGCATGAAGGAACTCATTTGAAATTCAGAAACACATCAGTAAATGGAAAGGGAGTAATTGGTACTTCAATTTTGAGCCAACGTTGGGAGTTTGAGttatttgaaagaaaataaatggcaaacatttagtttgactaaattttttttttttaaatctggattTTGGATGTGTTCCTTCAACGGGAAGTGCAGCGTAGAAAAAATTGCTGGAGACATTTGCCAGTTTTATTGTTTAGAAATGCTATGAATAAATATCATTATAAATCACATTTAACATGATATGTGCGTCTTTCATTTAGGAACATATTAGGTAATATTTGGTAATGCATATTAGGTAATATTTGGTAGTGCATATTAGGTAATATTTGGTAATGCATATTAGGTAATACATATTAGGTaatatttactggaattattgtgttagctgtACTTCAGTATTGACAAGTATTAATTAAGAAAATGAGTCTGGACATAAATCAGTCAAACTGAAAAGCCACTGTCTAGATCACACGTTTTCAAAGATCTGAGATTATTCAAGGCCTATTTGACACGATGTATGTTGCACCCCTTCACCCTATGAAATACTGCTACACTACGGTGCTGTAGGACATTGGATGTGGCGAAACTGCTGGAGGGCAGTGTTCAATATATGGCAGTCTAGATGTGGGGTAAAAAATAGTCTGGGACATATACAATGCTTAATATCCCACATCCTTTCACAAAAGATTCAATGAAGAAGTGAAGTACCAGTCATTTTTCCTGACAAAAATTTACAATCTAACTTTAACCGCTTGTTGCCTGATTTATGTTAAACAAAGCTGGCAACTCCTTCCCATTTTTGGTTCTTTTAATAGATCAACATTACTGTTGCATTAAAAATCTAAATGCTTGTATTCAGACTAAAATGTAAATGCACACTTAGTAATGTGTAGTTTAGAGAGGTGGTATAGACTTGTGTTTAAGTTTATAAACAGACTTACCATAGAATGAAGGATTGGCTAGATAAACTAGCAACAGTTTGTGTTTATGCTAAAGGAGTGCCGTATTTGATGCACTTCTGGGACTGGAACTCAAGTGTTCTGGGAATTTTTTCTTTGTAGATGCTATCCTTTTAATGTTTAAAGTCTGGATAATCAgcagtttatttaaacagtgaTAATTGGTCCCACAATTATCCTCAATTGTTAGATGCTTGGCATTATAGAAATACCACCTCCAGTATATGTGGCCTTGTGAATGCAGTCTGCCATTCATTGTGTTTATGAATGCTGCCCCTGACGGTTCCTGTACTGTTGTTGTTGAACTGTATTCgttttatttctgtgttgttgttaaatatatatgtatttattgtattttatgtataTTGTGGATGCATGgacatatgtatatatttgaaacaaaacaaaaatatttatcaAGATAGAGAATGTACTGTAGGAATATAAAGTCTATATTTTATATAATGGAGATAGtcaaagtgttttaaattataacaggacaacatttgtgtttgttgttaGACAAAAAAAGCATGATGTATGACTGAGTCTACAATCTAACTACCTTGTACAGACTAGTTTCATTACCTACTCTGTGTCCTACTGGTTTTATTGCTGTAACCTGCATCCCTGCTTTGTATTGCTTGGGGAATGAGGTTGATCTAAGCATTCTGCTATGTGAAGGTTGCATTATGGTTTGCAACTGTAGCATTTCTTATTCAATgctttatgaaataaataataaacaaattttaaaaaaatgaaaaaagggaaTTTGGGTCATATTTTTACCCCTTTCTCTAGCAAACAGTATGAGAATGCTTTATACCAACCGACTATTTTTTGACCATCGGGATGACAACTTGCTGTACATCTTGACAAACGtgggaaatgtaaccattactgaatgggcaTTTACCTGCTAAAGATCAGAATCCTGAATTTTGTATACCAAAGCTTCTCTTTGATCCTGTGACACAGTCGTGGCCCTGCCTACGAGGGAACAAAAGGActgtgccatttttcctttcaagactgacctgatcggagagccttgttcagataagtacaattgttgcttctatctgtatatatttagcattttgtGTTTTTACTCATTTTCtatgtgataattaaacaaatcgCTGTAATAGTTCTATTTACGCGtatttgtgtgcactacagcctgttgcttgttacgtcccgctgcggccttgtgccccgtgtgaagccagtgGCTCAAGTCGTTCCTTCCCAGGGATGCAGCAACagaagtcggctgactttgtgctctcccccaggctgcatagctccagttggaacttttattttctttttcctttttgctATTTAACACCATACGagacgttttatattatttatgtaattattagCTTTTTGTTAATAATTTTATCTCAATGTCGTTTTGGTGACCAGCTATTTAAATAGCctcaccattgcgaaggctgttagttcattctaacaagcagacttccctcagtctcatgttggtactgactgagtggttttgccagtggctttaaTGTACATTGCCACCCACAGTAACTGCGACCAGACGACCACTTCCGATCCCGACCGGTGCTAAAGCCACCAAACCGGTAGCGAATTGACCAGCTGCCATCCAGGCATGTGCCCCCACCACTTTGAATATGGGTGGGGGGCAAACGatatattttgcccctccacttttttgttcattatatatatatgcatatacagctctggaaaaaattaagagaccactgcaaaattatcagtttctctggttttactatttataggtatgtgtttgggtaaaatgaacatttttgttttattctataaactactgacaacatttctcccaaattccaaataaaaatattgtcatttagagcatttatttgcagaaaatgacaactggtcaaaataacaaaaaagatgcagtgttgtcagacctcgaataatgcaaagaaaataagttcatattcatttttaaacaacacaatactaatgttttaacttaggaagagttcagaaatcaatatttggtggaataaccctgattttcaagcacagctttcatgcgtcttggcatgctttccaccagtctttcacattgatgttgggttactttatgccactcctggcgcaaaacttcaagcagctcggctttgtttgatggcttgtgaccatccatcttcctcttgatcacattccagaggctttcaatggggttcagatctggagattgggctggccatgacagggtcttgatctggtggtcctccatccacaccttgattgacctggctgtgtggcatggagcattgtcctgctggaaaaaccaatcctcagagttggggaacattgtcagagcagaaggaagcaagttttcttccaggacaaccttgtacttggcttgattcatgcgtccttcacaaagacaaatctgcccgattccagccttgctgaagcaccccgagatgagtccaattttcagctttgcccaacacctggtcgtctaatggttagacggagacctggagaggcctacaagccacagtgtctcgcacccactgtgaaatgtggtggagaatcggtgatgatctgggggtgcttcagcaaggctggaatcgggcagctttggcatgaatcaagccaagtttagctttctttttactttatagACTGTAGGCTACTGgtatgtgaataaaagattattttaaattgaaacaatgaTTTTATCGGGAGGGGGGcggtcgtattattattattattattattattattattattattattattattattattattattattattattattaacttggcagcctagacaattaacacaaaatagatcatggtgctgcATTGACAAGTTAcaatacttacaggaggacagtaatttgtattatcatgagtagcctagtATAAGCCAAGTGTATACTGTCGCTTTTATTTAAGTTAgccagtggtgcagtgctaaaagaagctcagaatgagctggaggggttagcggcacacgtgtgcagtctattgcttccaacatgttggggaaaccagaaatgtcatagaaatttgtttacaaggtgtggcaatgtgctccacccctgtgtgcatttctgtgttgtatgttgcgtgtgttaatgttggtgtatagagattggtacacgggatataaatgggtctttgtttcacatgtatttaaaaatgtagatttgtatttaggcacgaggatggcacagatcacttcacgtgctggttagaatgtaatgtgtggtcacgggagtacacttaagtaattcacgtgcagttgtaccgagattccaattgaatgattgactagcaatcgactctcggtacaactgcataaaagcagcatgttttcactcactcggggttgggtgttcggtgagtagtgaacgggagtgagagaaggagaaataaagttaaagataaagttaaataacaattgctattgcgtgctggtaggaccagcacgatacttgtttgtttatttactcaccgtgtttgtttgtgtgtctgtccgtgcaccgtttgttaagtgttagtctgttttgtttgtctctttattttgacgtgaagtgccgtgtcctgtttttgtgttctgtttaaaccttttattttgttaataaacgctgagtgctaccatttgcactcagctactcatcaccaccgtctgtctgtgtgtttcttccgggtctgacgtgtcaccactcagccagccttgtgacatatggtgtgagaagtgggataacagcgccccccAGACTCAGGCCGGAAGGAGTACCAcagtttctttgaaaaaaaaaaaaatgacaatggcagaagacgccaggaaactacgggactggatcctggaaaatgctgggctggaggcccaggtagcaggtccaccagcagtggagtacctgctgtccccatcaccaccagcagaggaagaatgcctgctgtccccatctccaccagcagaggaagaatgcctgctgtttttgcctccacagcccaagtgggaggagcctgagcatccacagcccaagtgggaggagcctgagcgtgcacagcccaagagggaggagtcggtgcgtccacagcccaaagagagggaagtcggggcttccacagccctaggacccaagctgccagcagaggaagaatgcctactggtcccacctccaccagcagaagaacaatgcctgctgtccccatctacaccagcagaggaacaaggcctgctgtcccagtgtccaccagcagaggaagcatgcctgttggttcacctgctgctgccatcccgagagctaaagggggaggagccatcgct
This window encodes:
- the LOC117399857 gene encoding glucose-fructose oxidoreductase domain-containing protein 1, with amino-acid sequence MLPGVGVFGTSLTARVIIPLLKNEGFSVKALWGRTQEEAEELAKEMNVPFYTNRIDDVLLHQDVDLVCINLPPPLTRQIAVKTLGIGKNVICDRTATPLDAFRMMSAAHYYPKLMSIMGNVLRFLPAFVKMKQLVEEGYVGELLVCEAQVHSGSLLGKKYNWSCDDLMGGGGLHSVGTYIIDLLTFLTGQKASKVHGFLKTFVKQTDHIKGIRQITSDDFCTFQMVLEGGACCTVTLNFNVPGEFRQEVILVGSVGRLIVSGTDLYGQKNDAFQRELLLKDSTPLGNALLPEKAFSDIPSPYIIGTIQMVQAVRQAFQDQDDRRTWDGRPLTMSATFEDCLYALCVVDTIKKSNQTGEWQNIVIMTEEPEISPAYLISEAMRRSRVSLYC